A single region of the Brachypodium distachyon strain Bd21 chromosome 3, Brachypodium_distachyon_v3.0, whole genome shotgun sequence genome encodes:
- the LOC100823587 gene encoding uncharacterized protein At5g39570 — translation MASIFWGGGKADEVADFDEYDPTPYGGGYDITLTFGRALPPSDETCYPVSTAPSSSSSSSHYGRDDEQQQHRRRPQDVVQESGHGSAAGYGRRPHADQEESHGGGGYVGHERKAHGEDDDEGGYRKPKPKYHAEDDDDERPSYGRKKNDDDDEEGERKPRYKKRDDEDDRKPRYKKHDDDEEDDDRKPRYKKRDEDDDDDDDRKPRYKKRDDDEDDDDDRKQRHGRNNRRRDYDD, via the exons ATGGCGAGCATCTTCtggggcggcggcaaggcggaCGAGGTGGCCGACTTCGACGAGTACGACCCGACCCCctacggcggcggctacgACATCACGCTCACCTTCGGCCGCGCGCTCCCGCCCTCCGACGAAACCTGCTACCCGGTCTCCACcgccccttcttcttcctcctcttcctctcacTACGGCCGGgacgacgagcagcagcagcaccgcaGAAGGCCTCAGGACGTCGTCCAGGAGAGTGGACACGGGTCCGCAGCCGGGTACGGGAGGCGGCCTCACGCTGATCAGGAGGagagccatggcggcggcggctatgTGGGGCACGAGAGGAAGGCTcacggcgaggacgacgatgaggGTGGGTACCggaagcccaagcccaagtaCCATGctgaagacgacgacgacgagcggcCCAGCTACGGCCGCAAGAAGAAT gATGATGACGACGAAGAGGGTGAGAGGAAGCCTCGCTACAAGAAGCGCGACGACGAGGATGATAGAAAGCCTCGTTATAAGAAGCACGacgatgatgaagaggatgatgATAGGAAGCCACGTTATAAGAAGCGCGATgaagatgacgacgacgacgatgatagGAAGCCTCGTTATAAGAAGCGTGACGATGATGAGGACGATGACGATGATAGGAAGCAACGACATGGGAGGAACAACCGCCGCCGTGACTACGATGATTAA
- the LOC100823276 gene encoding methyltransferase-like protein 7A: MLCHVALPAAARRSHVGPKPRRRRRTLVARLCGCRCGRRHLLGASSAAGLLHIVNPTPLAVAAPPIDPEVMLERVHPTRPGWYEKLYATAMDKGMMAYEAEIAKYKSNLFSQLSVAGKNFLELGVGTGPNLKYYASADGVNVVGVDPNMYMEEYSRAAATSAGLPLSNFTFRRGVGEALPAEDSSMDAVIGTLVLCSVKDTTMALREVMRVLKPGGLYLFIEHVAAPDGSLLQFVQSALDPLQQFVSDGCHLTRKTAENIEQAGFSSLSMNTARLSSAYIISPHVYGVASK, from the exons ATGCTGTGCCACGTCGCACTACCGGCGGCCGCCCGCCGGTCCCATGTCGGCCCCAAaccccgtcgtcgccgccgcacccTCGTGGCTCGCCTTTGCGGCTGCCGCtgtggccgccgccacctcctcggtGCATCCTCTGCCGCCGGCCTCCTACATATCGTCAACCCTACtcccctcgccgtcgccgccccacCCATCGACCCCGAG GTGATGCTTGAGCGCGTGCACCCAACGAGGCCCGGCTGGTACGAGAAGCTTTACGCCACGGCCATGGACAAGGGCATGATGGCTTATGAAGCCGAG ATTGCGAAGTATAAATCAAATCTCTTTTCCCAATTATCGGTTGCGGGGAAGAACTTTCTAGAGCTTGGTGTTGGAACGGGCCCGAACTTAAAGTACTATGCAAGTGCTGATGGAGTAAACGTAGTTGGGGTGGATCCTAATATGTACATGGAGGAGTATTCCAGGGCAGCGGCAACTTCCGCTGGGCTTCCGTTATCAAACTTCACTTTCAGAAGAGGG GTCGGCGAAGCATTGCCAGCAGAGGACAGTTCAATGGATGCAGTTATTGgcacactggtgttgtgttctGTAAAGGATACAACTATGGCATTAAGAG AAGTAATGAGAGTTCTGAAGCCTGGGGGTCTCTACCTATTCATCGAGCATGTTGCTGCACCAG ATGGTTCCTTGCTCCAGTTCGTGCAAAGTGCTCTTGACCCTCTGCAGCAGTTCGTCTCTGATGGGTGCCACCTCACCCGGAAAACAGCCGAAAACATCGAGCAAGCCGGGTTCTCAAGCTTGAGCATGAACACGGCGCGCCTATCGTCCGCGTACATAATCAGCCCCCATGTCTACGGAGTAGCCTCTAAATGA
- the LOC100837689 gene encoding NEP1-interacting protein-like 2 translates to MEVAAAAEWPEERGVEEAVYLPRLLADVISGALTGLFALAGALTGAVTGAVAGRASDSGALRGAGLGAIAGAILSIEVLEASRAYWCSDRLGTSSMADFIEQLLHARFVQEQLGSSAHTAYRWQVSISDFAHDDMYDIFGDISLKGLSRESLKKLPEFVVADQAQGSFGEDLPCTICLQDMVAGETGRRLPNCSHAFHQPCVDKWLIGHGSCPVCRQDV, encoded by the exons ATGGAggtcgccgcggcggcagagTGGCCGGAGGAACGGGGCGTGGAGGAGGCCGTGTACCTCCCGAGGCTGCTCGCCGACGTCATCTCCGGCGCGCTCACCGGCCTCTTCGCCCTGG CCGGGGCATTGACGGGAGCTGTGACCGGCGCCGTAGCGGGCAGAGCCTCGGACAGCGGCGCGCTCCGGGGAGCCGGGCTGggggcgatcgccggagccaTCCTCTCCATCGAGGTCCTCGAGGCTTCCCGCGCGTATTGGTGCTCTGATCGCCTCGGCACGTCCTCCATG GCAGATTTCATAGAGCAGCTCCTGCATGCCCGGTTTGTGCAAGAACAGCTTGGATCTTCAGCACATACTGCGTACCGTTGGCAG GTCAGCATATCAGACTTTGCTCACGATGATATGTACGACATCTTCGGTGACATTTCGTTGAAAGGGCTTTCCAGAGAGTCACTCAAGAAATTGCCGGAATTTGTGGTAGCTGATCAAGCCCAGGGCTCCTTTGGTGAAGACCTGCCTTGCACTATCTGTCTACAG GACATGGTGGCTGGTGAGACGGGGAGGAGGTTGCCGAATTGCTCTCATGCTTTTCACCAGCCTTGCGTGGACAAATGGCTTATTGGCCACGGTTCATGCCCTGTGTGTCGGCAAGATGTGTAG
- the LOC100837388 gene encoding photosynthetic NDH subunit of subcomplex B 4, chloroplastic isoform X1 yields the protein MASPLLKPLPRCSAGSLHGGRPATTQILQQRWRDGGRGTAMKARAFPSLEVVPLMATMVQHLEGQRDWVVTKSIWHLSDTAIKSFYTFYAMFTVWGVCFFASMKDPFYDSEYYREQGGDGTVHWYYDRQEDMEASAREELLREELLEEIEQRVGGLRELEEAGKEEEFVK from the exons ATGGCGTCGCCGTTGCTCAAGCCACTCCCCCGCTGCTCCGCCGGGAGcctccatggcggccgccCTGCAACGACC CAGATACTGCAACAGAGGTGGAGAGACGGCGGAAGGGGCACGGCGATGAAGGCGAGGGCGTTCCCGTCGCTGGAGGTGGTGCCGCTGATGGCGACGATGGTGCAGCACCTGGAAGGCCAGAGGGACTGGGTCGTCACCAAGTCCATCTGGCATCTCAGCGACACCGCCATCAAGAGCTTCT ATACTTTCTACGCCATGTTCACGGTGTGGGGCGTCTGCTTCTTCGCGTCCATGAAG GATCCTTTCTACGACAGCGAGTATTACAGGGAACAAGGGGGCGACGGCACCGTGCATTGGTACTACGACCGG CAAGAGGACATGGAGGCGTccgcgagggaggagctgcTGAGAGAGGAGCTGCTCGAGGAGATCGAGCAGAGGGTCGGAGGGCTCAGAGAGCTCGAGGAAGCgggcaaggaggaggagttcgTCAAGTGA
- the LOC100837388 gene encoding photosynthetic NDH subunit of subcomplex B 4, chloroplastic isoform X2: protein MASPLLKPLPRCSAGSLHGGRPATTILQQRWRDGGRGTAMKARAFPSLEVVPLMATMVQHLEGQRDWVVTKSIWHLSDTAIKSFYTFYAMFTVWGVCFFASMKDPFYDSEYYREQGGDGTVHWYYDRQEDMEASAREELLREELLEEIEQRVGGLRELEEAGKEEEFVK from the exons ATGGCGTCGCCGTTGCTCAAGCCACTCCCCCGCTGCTCCGCCGGGAGcctccatggcggccgccCTGCAACGACC ATACTGCAACAGAGGTGGAGAGACGGCGGAAGGGGCACGGCGATGAAGGCGAGGGCGTTCCCGTCGCTGGAGGTGGTGCCGCTGATGGCGACGATGGTGCAGCACCTGGAAGGCCAGAGGGACTGGGTCGTCACCAAGTCCATCTGGCATCTCAGCGACACCGCCATCAAGAGCTTCT ATACTTTCTACGCCATGTTCACGGTGTGGGGCGTCTGCTTCTTCGCGTCCATGAAG GATCCTTTCTACGACAGCGAGTATTACAGGGAACAAGGGGGCGACGGCACCGTGCATTGGTACTACGACCGG CAAGAGGACATGGAGGCGTccgcgagggaggagctgcTGAGAGAGGAGCTGCTCGAGGAGATCGAGCAGAGGGTCGGAGGGCTCAGAGAGCTCGAGGAAGCgggcaaggaggaggagttcgTCAAGTGA